The following proteins are co-located in the Paenibacillus sp. FSL H8-0079 genome:
- a CDS encoding glycoside hydrolase 43 family protein translates to MSTTQSEQQRLDPVWVADQGDGTYRNPILHADYSDPDVIRVGDDFYMTASSFSHTPGLPILHSKDLVNWRLVRYAIERLDLPGYGVPLHGKGVWAPSIRYHDGKYWIFFSTPDEGIFMTTADHPEGDWSPLHLVHEVKGWIDPCPLWDEDGQAYLVHAFAHSRSGIKSKIQVCRMAADGSKLLDEGMIVFDGTEHHPTIEGPKFYKREGYYYIFAPAGGVKPGWQTVLRSQQVFGPYEDRIVMHQGASPVNGPHQGGYVELESGQSWFIHFQDRDAYGRIVHLQPMTWTEDGWPVIGIDREGHGTGEPVDVHIKPDVGAAYPITVPDVSDDFQADHLGLQWQWQANSRPEWADAGTEGGLVLPAHPYPEGIQSLFGTPHLLLQKLPASEFEATTKLTFLPGQEGDQSGLIMFGDSYASLCLLQTEDGTIRLSLIRGTKRADSHLHADEWEETGLDWEGQGSQVTGWTIHLRLTLREPALCQFSWSEDGVEFQPIGTPFNATTALWVGAKMGIFAVNTRFANRGGQGVFRYFNVKEIRD, encoded by the coding sequence ATGAGCACAACCCAATCAGAACAACAAAGACTGGACCCAGTCTGGGTCGCGGATCAGGGAGACGGTACATACCGCAATCCGATTCTGCATGCGGATTATTCGGACCCGGATGTGATTCGTGTAGGAGATGACTTCTATATGACGGCCTCCAGTTTCTCGCATACACCGGGCCTACCTATTTTACATTCGAAGGACCTGGTGAACTGGCGGCTTGTCCGATATGCCATAGAACGGCTGGATCTGCCAGGATACGGTGTACCTCTTCATGGCAAAGGCGTATGGGCACCCAGCATTCGGTATCACGATGGAAAGTACTGGATCTTCTTCAGCACACCGGATGAGGGCATCTTTATGACCACGGCGGATCACCCTGAAGGCGACTGGTCGCCGTTACATCTGGTTCATGAAGTGAAGGGCTGGATTGACCCTTGTCCTTTATGGGATGAGGATGGGCAAGCCTATCTGGTACATGCTTTTGCCCATAGTCGCAGTGGAATCAAGAGCAAAATCCAGGTGTGCCGGATGGCTGCGGATGGGAGCAAGCTTCTGGACGAAGGTATGATCGTCTTTGATGGAACCGAACATCATCCGACCATTGAAGGGCCTAAGTTCTACAAGCGCGAGGGGTATTATTATATCTTTGCTCCTGCTGGAGGCGTGAAGCCGGGGTGGCAGACGGTTTTGCGCTCCCAACAGGTATTTGGGCCCTATGAGGATCGAATTGTCATGCATCAGGGAGCCTCACCGGTCAATGGACCTCATCAGGGAGGATACGTGGAGCTGGAATCAGGGCAGTCCTGGTTTATTCATTTTCAGGATCGGGATGCCTATGGGCGCATTGTTCATCTTCAGCCGATGACGTGGACGGAAGACGGCTGGCCTGTCATTGGAATAGACCGTGAAGGTCATGGAACGGGTGAACCTGTGGATGTGCACATCAAACCGGATGTAGGAGCCGCCTATCCGATCACTGTGCCTGATGTATCCGATGATTTTCAGGCTGATCATCTGGGACTGCAATGGCAATGGCAGGCGAACTCCCGTCCCGAGTGGGCTGATGCAGGTACGGAAGGAGGACTGGTATTACCTGCTCATCCATACCCGGAGGGCATTCAGTCTTTGTTTGGCACACCTCATCTTCTCTTGCAAAAGCTGCCCGCATCTGAATTTGAAGCCACGACCAAGCTCACGTTCCTGCCTGGACAGGAAGGGGATCAGTCAGGTCTCATCATGTTTGGTGATTCGTATGCAAGCCTGTGTCTGTTACAGACAGAAGACGGCACCATTCGGTTATCGTTGATTCGCGGAACCAAACGTGCAGATAGCCATCTGCATGCAGATGAATGGGAGGAAACGGGATTAGACTGGGAGGGCCAGGGTTCGCAGGTAACCGGCTGGACTATTCATCTTCGGCTCACCCTGAGAGAACCTGCCTTATGCCAGTTTAGTTGGAGTGAGGACGGAGTGGAGTTTCAGCCGATCGGTACACCGTTTAACGCCACAACAGCCCTCTGGGTTGGTGCGAAAATGGGTATCTTTGCTGTAAACACACGGTTCGCGAATCGTGGTGGTCAGGGTGTTTTTCGTTATTTTAACGTGAAGGAAATTCGGGATTAG